Proteins found in one Homalodisca vitripennis isolate AUS2020 chromosome 4, UT_GWSS_2.1, whole genome shotgun sequence genomic segment:
- the LOC124361105 gene encoding cuticle protein 5-like, producing MLSALCISEVLGSHSYYHGSINVPHVLHSGYLADTHEVAAAKSAHLAALATQSHGHGYGGSYGYNHEEGYSGSYGGDYGHGDFRYHGPIAIPHVLHDGHIADTHEVAAAKAEHFAAVAKAKAHSGYGHDYSGRYAGGYGEYTGAYSGAHYVVPYHGPLAKHVVLKSGYLADTHEVAAAKHHHLEALRNANYHDRHRL from the coding sequence ATGCTATCCGCCCTATGTATAAGTGAAGTACTTGGAAGCCACAGCTACTACCATGGGTCAATCAACGTCCCACACGTTCTTCACAGCGGGTATTTAGCAGACACTCATGAGGTAGCAGCGGCCAAGAGCGCTCATCTTGCTGCTCTGGCTACACAGTCTCACGGTCACGGGTACGGAGGGAGTTATGGATACAATCATGAAGAAGGATACAGCGGCTCTTATGGAGGAGACTACGGTCATGGAGATTTCAGGTATCACGGACCCATCGCTATTCCTCATGTACTCCATGATGGACACATCGCGGACACTCACGAGGTGGCCGCTGCCAAGGCTGAGCATTTCGCCGCTGTAGCCAAGGCCAAGGCTCACTCGGGATACGGACACGATTACAGCGGACGATATGCCGGAGGATATGGCGAATATACTGGAGCTTACAGTGGAGCGCACTATGTCGTTCCTTACCACGGACCTCTCGCTAAGCATGTCGTGCTTAAGTCTGGATACCTAGCAGATACTCACGAGGTCGCTGCTGCCAAACATCACCATCTTGAAGCTCTGAGGAACGCCAACTACCATGATCGTCATCGTCTGTAG
- the LOC124361103 gene encoding cuticle protein 5-like, protein MFQIVFLLSALCASGVFSSHSYYHGPINVPHVLHSGYLADTHEVAAAKSAHLAALATQSHGHGYGGGYAYNHDEGYSGSYGGDYGHGDFRYHGPIAIPHVLHDGHIADTHEVAAAKAEHFAAVAKAKAHAGHGHDYSGRYAGGYGEYSGAYSGAHYVAPYHGPLAKPVVLKSGYLADTHEVAAAKHHHLEALHKANHHDHYPH, encoded by the coding sequence ATGTTTCAGATTGTGTTCCTGCTATCTGCCCTATGTGCAAGTGGAGTATTCAGTAGCCACAGTTACTATCATGGTCCAATCAACGTACCACACGTTCTTCACAGCGGGTATTTGGCAGACACTCATGAGGTAGCAGCGGCCAAGAGCGCTCATCTTGCTGCTCTGGCTACACAGTCTCACGGTCACGGGTACGGAGGCGGTTATGCATACAATCATGATGAAGGATACAGCGGCTCTTATGGAGGAGACTACGGTCATGGAGATTTCAGGTACCACGGACCCATCGCTATTCCCCATGTACTCCATGACGGACACATCGCAGACACTCATGAGGTTGCTGCTGCTAAGGCTGAGCATTTCGCCGCTGTAGCCAAGGCCAAGGCTCACGCAGGACACGGACACGATTACAGTGGACGATATGCCGGAGGGTATGGCGAGTATTCTGGAGCTTACAGTGGCGCTCACTATGTCGCTCCTTACCATGGACCTCTCGCCAAGCCTGTCGTGCTCAAGTCTGGATATCTGGCCGACACTCACGAGGTCGCTGCTGCCAAACATCATCATCTTGAAGCCCTGCACAAGGCCAACCACCATGACCATTATCCTCATTAA
- the LOC124361104 gene encoding cuticle protein 5-like, translating to MISWILFFLTALCASEVLGSHIYYHGPINVPHVLHSGYLADTHEVAAAKSAHLAALATQSHGHGYGGNYGYNHDKGYSGSYGGDYGHGDFRYNGPIAIPHVLHDGHIADTHEVAAAKAEHFAAVAKAKAHSGYGHDYSGRYAGGYGKYSGAYSGAHYIAPYHGPLAKPVVLKSGYLADTHEVAAAKHHHLEALHKANYHDHYHH from the exons ATGATATCTTGG ATTCTCTTTTTCCTAACCGCCCTATGTGCAAGTGAAGTACTTGGAAGCCACATTTATTACCATGGACCAATCAACGTGCCACACGTTCTTCACAGTGGGTACTTAGCAGACACTCATGAGGTAGCAGCGGCCAAGAGCGCTCATCTTGCTGCTCTGGCTACGCAGTCTCACGGTCACGGGTACGGTGGGAATTATGGATACAATCATGATAAAGGATACAGTGGCTCTTATGGAGGAGACTACGGTCATGGAGATTTCAGGTATAACGGACCCATCGCTATTCCCCATGTACTCCATGACGGACACATCGCAGACACTCACGAGGTAGCCGCTGCCAAGGCCGAGCATTTCGCCGCTGTAGCCAAGGCCAAGGCTCACTCGGGATACGGACACGATTACAGCGGACGATATGCCGGAGGGTATGGCAAGTATTCTGGAGCTTACAGTGGAGCTCACTATATCGCTCCTTACCACGGACCTCTCGCCAAGCCTGTCGTGCTCAAGTCTGGATATCTGGCCGACACTCACGAGGTCGCTGCTGCCAAACATCATCATCTTGAAGCTCTGCACAAGGCCAACTACCATGATCATTATCATCATTAA